One Nicotiana tomentosiformis chromosome 1, ASM39032v3, whole genome shotgun sequence genomic window, gcggtgggtgcttctattgcaagagtttgatctagagattcaagaccgcaagggtagtgagaatcaagtggcagaccacttgtcccgattggaggaggaggggaggccacatgatggccttgagatcaatggttcatttcctgacgaacaactcctttccatttctatgactgggataccatggtttgccgatgtggccaactatcttgtgagtggcattattccgaatgagctctcttcaaaccaaagaaagaagctcaaacgggactgcCTCAACTACTATTGGGATAagccatatctcttcaaaatttgtactgatggtgttatccggagatgtgtaccagaagaagaacaattgggtattcttaaagcttgccactcttcgccatatggtggtcaccatagtggagcgagaactgctacaaaggtgctaagctgtggattctattggcctaccctttacaaggacgctagcgatctcgttaagtgttgtgatgaatgccaaagggcctgtgggatctccaagaaaaatgagatgtCTCTCACCACCATCTTatagattgatatttttgatgtttggggcattgattttatggATCCGTTTGTGAGCTCATGTGGGAACACCTCTatattggtagctgtggattacgtgtccaaatgggttgaagctgtggctttgcccaacaatgaagctcgaagtgtggtagctttcttgaagaagaacatattcacaaggtttggtgctccaagggccatcattagtgacgggggatcacacttttgcaataaagcttttgatactttactctccaagtatggtgtcactcacaaagtgtcgaccccctatcatcctcaagcaagtggacaggttgaagtctccaaccgggagatcaagagtattctgtCGAAAactgtgaatgccaaccggacagattggtcgaagaaacttgatgatgcactttgggcttatagaacaacttacaaaacaccaattggtatgtctccgtatcggttagtgttcaggaaagcttgtcacctttcGGTGGAACTTGAACATAAGGCTATATGGGCGTTGAAGaagcttaaccttgagtgggatgtagctgcaaatcttagggtggagcaattgaatgaacttgatgagttccggttccatgcatactccagttcgtccttgtataaggacaagatgaagtacctccatgacaagtacatcgacaacaaggaattcaaagagggtgatcttgtgctattgttcaactcccggttacggatgtttccgggcaaGTTAAAATCAAAATGGAGTGGGCCAtttgaagtggtgaatgtaaccccctttggtgctctagatttgaaaaataagaatgatgaggtgtttagagtcaacgggcaccgggttaaacattatcttggcaaggttaatgatggccacattgtggcattgctccatttcaagtgattgatggtaacatgcgtcgtgccgcgacattaaatcaggcgcttcttgggaggcaacccatgtctttttcttccttttgtttttcttctttagattagataggctttgttttgtgctaactagttttgaagtgtatgtaGGAATGGGTGTGCATGGCAGGGACTGTGCAAGAAAATTTGGCTAAGTGTCAAAATGCATggtctctgaagtttggcctgtcaaAAATGCTAAACAAATTGCGGTCGCACACATTTTTGTGCGATCCGCACTAATGCTGCGGccacactcacttttgtgcggtccgcagtgaGACTTCTCAAAGGCAGGTAAGGAGTGCGGTCCGCATCAAaattatgcgaccgcactcaGGTAAAAATCTGGGGCCCACGGGTGAAAGTATAAATATGGCTTCTCtcatcattttacacttttcaATCTTCTGAGCCCTGAAGCTAGACTAGCACAGTAAATTTCCCCATTTCTCTCAAATTGTCCCTCATTTCATCACCTGCATCTTCATAACTGGTATGTTAATTCCATCTATAGATTTTTcatcttttgttttgttttgttctttGATTTAGGATTAATTACATGTCTAAAATGTCAATAGTTAATCTTTTTCTGCTTATAATCATGTGGGTAGCATATTAAGTGTTAATTGGGGTCTAGGTAAGTAGCTATCCATGTTTAATGGTGCAAACCATGTCTATATTATGAAAAGATGGCATGAACCCTAAAAAGTGCCCGTAAATTTTGAATTATGCGACCAccctcatttttgtgcggtctgcactagAGGCTatgcggccgcacacacttttGTGTGGTCCGTAGCTCTCTGAGTTAGGAAAATTGTGTgcttgaattgtgcggccgcactcaaaattgtgtggtccgcagtggacctgtgcggccgcactcatttttgtgcggtccgcgctgATGAAATATCAGAGACCCTAGTAGTCTGAACCTAGAGTTGTGCGGCCGCAGtcaaaattttgcggtccgcactcttggttgtgcggccacactcacttttgtgcggtccgcaatgggCAGTCTGCGACATCACTcacttttgtgtggtccgcactgccCTTCTGAGGCTGTCTTCCTGCAACTTTAAACAATGATTCTGTATACATTATGAGCTTCAATTCTAATTGATGTCTATTACTTGTGTgttgcagacaatggttcgatcacgTGGCAAAGGAAATATAGcaaaagggagggcagaaccctCCCGGGGTCGAGGTCGAGGTAAAAGCAACCTACCTCTAGCACTTCAAAGAGTCATATCCAAGAAGCCAACCATAAGCCGAGTTCCTGATGTCCCATATGGGGAAGCTTCTAAGGGTAACTCCGTGCAAGCACAGCCGGAAGCCCAATCACAACAATTCCCGGGGAGATTTCATTTGGTAGATGAGTCTTCTTCAGCTGCCAGTTCGTCTGAAGGTTCGGAAGAGGGTAGTCAAGATTCtgagccctcttcctcacatgcTCTAGCTGACCCTATTAATGTGGACAATGATGATGATGTCCCAGACGATGGGAGAGGGGGTGATACTGCAATGGGAGGTTTGTAGAGATCTAAGAGACCATAGGTATGGGAGGATAGATTTGTCAGTGTTGCCGCCTTTGCAAAGTTTAGGGAATGGTGGCCACagaggtcgctcactcttgagcgacgaTTTCTGATGAAAGATTTGAACAAGCATAACCCCAATGTCCTTAAGCAATTCCAGGAGCGAAAaagatggaaatggttcaccacCAGCGTCCTAGATGCAAATGAGTATCTGGTCAAGGAATTCTACGCAAATGTTGCTCACATCAAAAAGGGAACTAAGGTGACAAAAGTGTGGAATCTGAAAATCCTCTTTGACGCATGTGCACTGAACAAATATGTCGGGTTTGAAGAAGTAGAGGCAGTGCAATATTTGGAAAAGATagctatgggtgatgcagctcgtcCATGGTTAGCTGAGATTCTAGCAATCCCAGGGTCAACTGCTCCGTGGCTTACAACTGGGGTTCCAATTGTCCGGGCCACCctaaactttgaagcaaaagggtggaaaACGTTCGTGCATAGCTGCATTAACCCATGCCTCAATGAAAACATGCTTCCACTTCCCCGTGCAGTCTTGTTGGCTTCAATTATGGCAGGGTATCCGATAAATGTTGGTGCCATCATGTCCACCAACATCACTTTAGCTGTCCAGAAGGGTGAATGATCCTATCTGTACCCGAACTTCCTTACAGAATATTTCAAAGATCAAAGGGTGGAGCCGAAGCATTATGACACAGAAGTGAAGGCCAAGAAGCTTTTTTCATGGTACCACCTTCAGGGAGCTGACAACCCAAAATTCAAGGGTAAAGctactacctccactggccagtctgaagagccagcgGTAGTGGTTACTGATTCAGCTGCCGAGCCTTCCACCGCAGCCGGTACTTTCACCGGGACAACAGCCATGCCACCCTCATCTTTCGGACCACCTGCTTCTGCTAGACTATAAGTGCCATTATCAGAGCCAGCTTCATCTACATATCCTCAAACTACGCTGCGAGTCTCCTAGACATTGGCaagtctcaacaactagatgcaagCAACTACAACAAAGGTAACTGAtatatccagtactgttgcagcacagtcctcaGTCCAAGCAGAGCCACAGGTACCTCCGTCAgcggaggaaacattgaagaagattctggagaaCCAGAAGATCATTGTTGATACTCTGGCGATGCATGGGAAGGTCATTAAGGATTTGGGCAAACAAGTCAAGAAGATGCGTAGATCCCAGTCATCAAAGAAGTCGGTAGAGAAGCTGAGCAAAGAGGTTGAAAGGATTGCATCTGCCGGAGATCTTCCATTGGACTTCCTTATAGAGCAGACAGTCCCAGCAGCAGAGGCAGCACTAGCAGAGGCACCAGAGGCAGCagccggccagtctgaggagccggttgcGACTGCACACACTGCGGAGGAGATGATACAGATGCTCAACAACCCTATTGTCCCTCAGCCAGGAGATGATGACATACAGTTGGAGGAGACAGAGGGTGCTGATGATCCTatgcagactgagaccacatagggagttctcttaactctctaccctttccatgttcttatttttgttaagcattgaggacaatgcttattttcaTTTGGgcggtggtctattttgattatTTGACTTTGACATTTGACATTTGGGCTGTAATAACTCTGATACTATTTTTTCTTTCGTCTTTATTTtcctttggtatgtatatattcttcccATTTGATGTAgatatttatttttcttatgtATATAGTCATTTGACttcagtttgtatattcatttatctagctttccgtagtttatttcatagcttctttagtttgtttttccttagtagtataacttcttatttacgttttgtgtgaacaataagcctatggttttcttaatgccacggttttTTCCAAAGGTAGATTTTgcgtgaaccgggtggctcttcccaacgatggatggcgtgacaaccttcttaagggattgagtccgttttttttatgttttgacaaaatatagtagtaatgaataaaagtatcCCGAGcttgcttcacttggtaccaacacatttacctctgaccttatggttaaaaacaaagttgttggcataaaatagctctagttgtgacctttagactcttgtgttgactcaaacagtcatcgagtggttcagtcgagccatttgtgattctcaatcttagctagggttattgtgggccctcgactccgttctctttagcaatccaacagtgtgagaggtgaggtattgaattgcaagtccaagttttCGTGCcgatagtctagaacttgccccgagtgtttttctaggcgaaattctaagtgtagcttggcttgagaaatgattgtaggctctccttgatccaatttgaaattgaaatcttccatagcctaccaatgtgatatcccttgtcaacccctttgagccgaagCCTTTGTCTTTCAATAACcaagttacaagcctttatccgttctgAAATggccctctcttggcacccaatctttccttaacattcttgagaaacaattggtaaaaacataagtttgggggagagacgaggagtttgcagcgataaaaggtacaaagaagagaaagaaataaagaaaagggaaggcaaaaaaaaaaaaaaagaacaaaaagaaaaatgacaaaaagaaagtgaataaagtgAAAAGTTGAAGGGAATTCAAAAGAAAATGAGGATAAAAGGCTgaagtaaatagaaaaggagaagaatgaatggcatgatcaagaaagagcgacgttacgtctctctagttccccaaaggaagaagaaaatgactcagaGAGTCGAGAAAGTATGGgccgaaaagagaaaatggagtgcttaaggaaagatgaaaccattctattccaacaaATCCTACCTTGGtctaaaagccttcattacatcccgcaaaagccctacatgatttcaagttgagtgagcttacattagtggtgatttacatgaggggcaagcttatggtacttagagtcggacttgtggcattcttttgagagagatgagcgaacttttcacaatccttgtATCGAGTGCTGCATTATAAAGTGAGATGtgctaatggagagtagaggaggaggagtttgggatccataatGACCTACGCGAAAgaacgagcttccttgatgaatagagTCAACTCTTAATGCTCTAGTGACACATTAGAAAatcattgcattgttgataattcatatgtgttgtggttaattattggtcccaattgatgtgtgattgattcaccttaagcCAACTGAAATATctctttttctagtggaggtgggaattgccttatttgcttgaggacaagcaaaagcttaagtttgggggagctgataagtggggattttgaccgaTTATTTGCTCTTTTTTACTTGCGATTTAGCTAAAAAATTCTTAAAGGCATTTCCGGAAACtaacaaaatgtgcttacttgcaggaatattgggacacGAGctaaagaagtcaaaatcaactcataaagaagtcaaaagtgaacaagaaccaaaacagggCAAAAAGGCAAGCaatgcggactgcacaattctaGTGCGGCCGCATAGGGGAGATTTGGAGAGTAGTTTTTGGGTCAGCTAAAGGCATGCGGACCGCAccgaaattgtgcggccgcaggagGCCAAGTGTGGCCGCATTcattattatgcggtccgcaaggtTGAAGAATCAGAGTGTTGTGTCAAGTCCAAAAAagcaaggagtgcggaccgcaacagttttgtgcggccgcataatcataagtgcggccgcacccatttttatgcggaccgcagaagtccCCAAGTTCCAAGCCCAAGTTCCcaagaatgcggaccgcacaataattgtgcagccgcagtagctcattgtgcggactgcaccagaattatgcggccgcacaaccttcgtAGGGGcattttttcagatatttttagcttagtataaatagaactttttgtcattttaagGTTAAGTTGAGTTTTCAGAAGTGCACCTAAGCCTTTTTTTTAAAACTGTATTGAGTAATTTTGTACTAGATTaacttcttaacattagattttctttgtctaatcaattattatgcattctatcttaatttcttcttgtatttctttattttttatgagtagctaaatctttagctagggttgtgacccagccctagtatgggtatttaatttagggcttatttttgattgggttagtgatatttagccttgttcatgattgaaccctagaatcaatggttgcaaacattgattcatgcccatttgacttagcctctacttgagaaagagagactaagtctagaaaacttagctaacaagaaattggggtgaactcaaaaaattgatagccccaattaaagggttaaagctaaagatagtaatacccaacttgagctaatatcacttgtattgtgcaaatacccaattgggcttgagaaagccaatttgggaaaaatcactcaaactaccaagaggtatagagtgagtatcCAGATGTGATTACTACATCACGACCTCAACTAATCAAATTTGCCCTGGAGTTTATAACCCACtagataaccacctaggtagaagtcacgaccctagtcccttttaatcatttgaaaaactcaaaaccaaaaatattgtccttagttttatacttgcaaacaatagagtaaagtagaagtagaacaccaatcaagtttgtggaagtgtaatttgagccaaaacttgcaattaacttagatatacacctaatctcattttctaactccctgtggattcgatcccgaccttaaTTGGGTTTATCATTGCATCGACCGCTTCACTATTTAATTGTGGTGTGGGTTTGGCCGAGATCaacacacttaaagaaaatacaGTAAAATTActttatatttacaatgaaaaggacttagtcttctacaaagtagAAACAGGtctgttggcagcaactttgtatTTAGCATCAGaatctgcgcgcgcggcgctgttggcgtctgcctgtggctgggcgctggcgatggctagcggtggggcgacagaggcacatgcgcgcttgtcacttggagctgccgagaccacggggccgactgTGGCACttggcgttgggaggcttgccaggacgccacggggcgcgtccaaggggtcatggggcatggctggaaagccgcccatgacaatGGAGACGACGACGCTAGGCTTGTCTTCTTcgtaactctttaagagctagaagaagagcaattgtatatatacccatcaaaggtcttttcctcctccaatatgggacaatatcactttatcaaagaaaaaaaattaaaattttatttttccctatATTTTTCATTCACCTCTTTTAAGCTAAACTAAGCTTAAAACCCAACACGTTTTGCCGAAGGAAAAGCATTTATTTTCACCACAATACCAGTGTTTGAATGATGAAAATCCCTTTCAACTTGTCACATTTGAGTAAGAGAACTTATTTATTTCAATGATTTAAGCATCTACTACTAATAGCTAGCTTATCATCCAAAACGTTCCTTTTGCATTTTTTTGGTTGATTTGTACGCAAGACAGTTCTCGGATACTGCTTGAattgattttcaaagaaaaaataAACTTGTTTAACGCCAAATTCCAAAATGAATCAAAAGAATATGCGTATAACCTTATAACCTCTATGATAATAATCAATTGACATAAAAGATCCGAACCATTAACAATTTTGTCCATTTACTCAACAcacagaaaaaaagaaaagaggaaaGAAACCAAAAGTAGAGAGCAAAATGCTGTAGGTTTTGGTCCATTTACTCAATACACAAGAGACACATGTTAGCCAGAAAATGACTCATGCTACCATGTAAAGAATTTAACATAAAGGAAACCCACAAAAATGCACAAAAATTGAATCGTGTGCTCAATGCTTTGTCCATTGAAGGCGGCATGTTCATTTCTTCTGTGCATACGAGTTCATGTCGAGGAACCTGGGATATCTTTCGGCATTTTTGTTAGTTTTATGATCATAATACTCAACGGCCGCAGCACCAGCTAACGCGGCTAATGTGAGTGCCTGTGCGTGCAACCTAATTTTACATTAACAAAAAAAATTGAAGTTAACTTTACACTGTTTGTCCATGGTTTATTTAATCAATCGTGTAAAAATAACTTATAACATCTAGCTGCCAATAGTAAGTCAGATTTAGTGGAGTAATATAACAAAAAAATCCTGTTACAACAGGTTAAGATACACAAATAATGTAAAAATCTTGTAAATTGTCTGTTTGCACATATTGCTAATTGCTTAGCACTTTGAAAGGAGAAAAAAAGTAGCACAGAATCAGTAAACCATAGTCATTTCATCAAACATGTGGTAATCGGCGAATGAATGAATTGGTACCTCGCATGGATGAGCCTGACGCTGGTTTTCATGTTGGGTTTTGACCAATTGTAACCGACTGATCCCGTTATTCCGCTTAGCCAGAGACATCCTTGGGAAAACATTCATCCAAATCAGTTAAAGAACGATAAATCGGATAATGTGGAGGACGTAAGCGTTATTTTTAATAGAACAAAAATACAAGACGAATTAAATGTATTGCTAGAAATCGTCAAGGATATCAAAATCTGTATTCAAAGAAAAAATGTACTAAATTGACTCAATTATCTAGACATAATAACCAATTTTTAATCATAGAATGGTGTATTGTTTTTGGAAAAATTAAGTACTTATAAGAAAGCTGAAAATAATATATTCTGGAGCACAAAACAGAATACTCTAATGTGTAATGAGCACAATCGAGATATAAGATGTGCATGAAATAAATGTCCATATGCTGAATCATTGTTCCATGTGACTTTATTTCC contains:
- the LOC104114336 gene encoding uncharacterized protein — encoded protein: MAGSNQISTFESVREWVSDHKLRTVGCLWLSGITGSVGYNWSKPNMKTSVRLIHARLHAQALTLAALAGAAAVEYYDHKTNKNAERYPRFLDMNSYAQKK